Part of the Labrenzia sp. CE80 genome, CTTCCGGACCCTTTTCTATCGCGGCGACGGATTGATGCGCGTCGTCGGGGCAGGGCAAATGGGCCTTGTCGAGCACGTCGATATCGTTTTGCCCATCAGTCTTCTTCAGCAGGACATGTTGGCGTTTTCAGTCCGCATTCTGGCGCTGTCGCTTGTGATTTCCATCATCACGGCAACACTGGTTTATGTGAGTCTACGTGCGCTTTTCGTAAGGCCATTGCTACGGCTTACCCGGTCGATGGACTTCTTCGCCGAAGCACCCGAAGATGCATCTCGGATCACTGCACCATCTGGTCGGAATGATGAGCTCGGGGACGCTGAAGTCCGCCTGGCTGCGATGCAGCAAGCGCTCTCCCGTGCCTTGCAACAAAAGCAGAGACTTGCGGATCTGGGACTTGCGGTCTCAAAGATCAATCATGATTTGCGCAACTTGCTTGCCTCGGCCCAATTGTTCCTGGAACGGCTGGAACATGTACCTGATCCGACTGTGAACCGCCTCGCACCGAAGATCCTGGCAACCCTTGATCGTGCAGTCTCTTATACTCAGGCCGTCATGTCTTATGGCAAGGCCCAGGAGGAAGCGCCCCAGCGTCGGCTGATTGCCTTGACACGCGTGTGTGATGATGTTGGCGAGGTGCTCGGGCTACCAGATCACGCGACGATCGCGTTTGAAAACCGGGTCGACGGCAGTGTGGAGGTCGACGCAGATCCTGAGCAGATCTTTCGAGTCCTTCTGAACCTGTGCCGAAACGCTGTTCAAGCCCTGGAAGCTGAGCGTGATGAGACACTTGTCAGGCGGATCGTGCTCGAGGCGGAGCGCCGCGGCGATTGTGTCCATATCGTCGTCTCAGATACCGGCCCGGGCATTCCAGAAAATATCAAGAAGGCCCTGTTCAAGGCCTTCCACAGCGGGTCCAAGGCCGGCGGGGTCGGGTTAGGGCTTGCCATTGCCGCGGAGCTTCTCAAGGCGCACGGCGGGGAAATCTCTCTGGACGATGCAGGGCAGGGCACATGCTTCAGGATCCAGATGCCCGATCGTCGCTGAGCGTACTGCGCGCGCCATCCTGACGTGGAAAAGCGATAGGGCAAAAACGAGGCTTGGAAATTTGCCGTGGAAGTTTTTCACAGGCGAAAACAGCAGGTTTGCCCGTTTTACTCACCGGTTGCCAGGTGGTTCAAAAAAAAGCAAAACGGCGCTTGCAAAGCATGGGCGGGCAAAGTAGAAGTCCCTCCAGTCCGGGGGCGATGCCATCATCGCTCCAACATGGACAATGCGCTGGATCCGGCTTGAAGCTCGAAAACAACGAAGCCTCACAACGGATCATACGCCTACGCACCGGTAGCTCAGCTGGATAGAGCACCAGACTACGAATCTGGGGGTCGGGGGTTCGAATCCTCCCCGGTGCGCCATATTTCTCTTTGGCATAGTTTTTCCAAAAAACTTAAATGGTTCAGTGGCTCGCGCGCTACATCTTATCCGCCACTCCCTCACAACGACCAGATTCGCATAATATGTAATATGGAATGACGGTGTTTGTCGGATCGAACAACCTCCTCAGAACTCACACCTAGGAAGCGCCTGCTAAAAACTTTTCTCAGAAGGGCGAAGGTCAACCTTGAGCCCGTTCCAGACCTTCGGTGCAGTGCGGGGTACTCGTAAATCGGGCGGGAAGCGAACTTTTGTTGCACCATGGACCAACGGCGGCTCTGCGGACGAACCGGACATTCGGTACGTACATCGCACGCAATGACCGCAGCACCACTCAAACCGGACATTCGCCACAAGCGTGAACGATCAAGTGCGTCCGGCCCATGGCTGCATTCTAGTTGAGTGAACGACCAGATACTTCCAAAATCAAGGCCTTCTTGTAGGCCTCCAGCCTTGCATTGGCTTTGCTGTCGATCAACATGATGAGACTTAGAAAGACGATTGCCGTGATAAGGGCTGAGCGCCAGACGGGGCCGTGTATGAAGATGATCAACAGCGCGGCGGCAGCAATCATCAGCGGCATCACCGCGAAGACCGCGGTGCCATATTGCGCCATTGTCCGGTCAACGCGCTCGATCTCGGAGGCAACAAAACCCGCCCGGCCCTCAGCGAAGGCAGGTGCGAAGCCTGCCAAGCTTTTCCACGTTCCGTAGAATAGCCCGCCGCCGAGGATCAGCATCAGCACGCCTGCCACGAACATCGGGAGCACGAAAGCCCTGGCCATGTCGGTCTCTCCCCTCAACCAGAAAAGAAGGCTGGCCAAGACAAACATCACCCCGAACAGAGCGAAAAAGCCGTTTGACCACAGTTCTGCCTTTGCCCAGTCGGTCGATGTCTTGAGGATATCCATTGTATAGCCTCCTTTCGCGGAGCTCCTTGCTGAAGCGCTGTATCTTTAGTGCGGGGTGCGCCTAGTTCAATCGTTCTGATACCTGCGTCGCGTTGCTCCATTGTCGGGGCGACTGGCCGTACATCCGCTTAAATTCGCGGCTGAATTGAGAGGAGCTTTGGTAGCCGACGTCCCAAGCCGCCTCCGATACGGTCATTCCTTCGGCAATCTTCATTGCGGCGTTGTTCAGCCGCATCGATTTCACGAACTGGATCGGGGACATTGTCGTTGCTTCCTTGAACCGCCGATGAAAGACCGCTCGACTCATGCCGACGTGGTCGGCCATATCGTCGATGGTGACCTGCTCGTTCAGGTGGGTTGAGAGGTAGTCGATGGTGCGTGCGATTTCGTTGCCTACGCCAAAAGCCCTCCTCGCGACGGCCCCGGCCTCGCCCATGAGTACCGCGTAACACAACTCGCGCAGTCGTCCCGACCCGAGCACCTCCAGATCAATCGGATTGTCGAGCAGCTCGAGAAGCCGCAGCAGTGCCTGTGTGAATCCAACATCCCAGGACGCCAATGCCAAAGCCGATGGCGAACCGCCTCGCGGTTGCTTGTTGCCACTGGCGGCGGTCTCAATCTCCATGGTGAGTTCGCGCATCATTCGTGGATCCAAAGTGACTACGACGCCGACCAGTGGGTCCGCTTTGGACGCCCGAGGAGTACCTGCCTCTACCGGCAAGGTCATTGGGCAGAGCAGGTATTTGTCGCTGCCATAAATGTGGTGCTCACCGTCCAGAACAGCTTCCTTCGTGCCGCTGAGGATAGACACGACTGTTGGTTCATAGACCGCAGGGACGCAAGGTATGGCCTCAGTCACCCGAAAAAGCTGGACGCCTTTCAGCGCGGTATCGGCAAGGCCTGCCCCTGGCAGATGGCGCTCGATAAGGTCTTTGATCTGTTCTTTGCTCATGCATTTTAGCTGGCATAGGACTTTCATCTTTGCAATGGGGTTGAGACGATTGGGCAAGTAATCGAGAGGATATCGCCTGTTTGAGCGCCCAGACAGGTTCTATCTGTGTCTTAAGGCAACAACACCTCAAACCGCCCGTTTAGGCTGGCAGGAGACATTAAATGGCAGATACAACATTCGGACCCAAAGGCTGGACACCCGAGCTCCTCCGCGACCAGTCAGGCAAGACCTACATCATCACTGGCGCCAACGCTGGCGCAGGTTTTCAAGCCGCGCGCTTTCTTCTGAAGAAGAACGCTAAGGTGGTGATGCTGAACCGCTCGGCCGAGAAATCCGAGGCGGCAATCGCGGACCTGAAACAGGAATTCGGTGCGAAAGCCAATGTGAGCTTCATCCGCATGGACCTGTCCGTTTTGGACAGCGTGCGCGAGGCTTCCGACGAAGTTCTGAAGACGGTGTCGCGGATCGACGCGCTGATTAATAACGCCGCCATCGCACAGGTGCCGACGCGCAAACTGACCGTCGACGGGTTCGAAAGTCAGCTTGGTACCAACCACTACGGACATTTTCTGCTAAATGGCCTGCTTTTTGATCGCATTGCAAAAAGCAAAGGCCGCATCGTGGTCGTTGCCAGCCTTGGCTACAACTTGGGTCTCAAGACAATCAAGTTCGATGACATGAACTGGGAAGAGGGATACAGCGCTAACGCCGCCTATTCGCAGAGCAAGCTGGCACAGATGATGTTTGCCTACGAATTGCAAGATCGTTTGGCCGCAGCAGGGCGAAAAGATGTCGATGTTTTCGTCTGCCATCCGGGCTCGTCGGCCACATCGCTGATCACAACCAGCGGGAGCCGCACAATGCGCTTCATCTGGTGGCTAATGACCAAGACGCCAATGGTCCAGACTGCAGAACAAGGCTCATACCCTGAGGTCATGTGCGCGACCGAAGAGGCTCTGACCGTACAACGCGCCCTTTACGGTCCTACCGGTCGATTGGAAGTTGTCGGCCCGGTCGGCAAAGGTACACTGAACGCCCATGCTCATGATAAAACTGTCATGAAAAGGCTTTGGGATGAGTCTGAAAATGCCGTCGGGTTCGAGTGGAAGCTCTGACTAATTCATAGAAGTCGGCTACCAGCGCACCAGTCCGGAACTCGGACATTGGTGTGCCGTGCAGTATCTCGCAATTATAGGCCCGAAGCCGACCTTCGCCGCACTAAGTATCAAGGTCGGCTAAGGGCCGTTTTGAGACGTGTCCGTGAAATCCGACAATGGTCGATCTGTCCGCAGAGAAGACCTCTGTGCGGAGCGCAGCCAAGGTCTGAAACGAGCCCTCCTACGGCATTGATCAGCCAATTGTTGTGTCCGCGAGGCAAGTGGCATATTCAAGACTTTTAGCTGATTGAAACATTTTGGATACCGTCGCAATGAGAGAATTGTTTCAACCTCCTCGACTCGTCATTTTTGATTGCGACGGCGTGCTTGTTAACTCCGAACCGATATTCAATAGGGTTCTGCACGAATTCCTGCGGTCCGTTGGAGCTGAATTGTCTTTTCAAGACTGCTGCGATCACTTCACCGGAAAGAGCAGGCATGAGGTTGAGCAATACTTGGTGGATCGAAATTTAAATTTCCAAGAAGACTGGTCAGAGGCCTTTTACAGGGATGCGCTAGATGCCCTACGTCATGAGGTCGAGCCGATACCTGGCGTGCATAGTGCTTTGCGAACTTTGTGGAATTCTGAGGTTATCTGCTGTGTCGCCTCTAACAGCTTGATGAAAAAGATGGAGGTTACCCTAGAACGAACAGGTATGCTGCACTGGTTTTCCGGCAACATTTATTCAGCCTACGATGTGGGGGCGAGCAAACCGGCGCCAGACGTATTTTTGCATGCCGCAAAGGCCAACAAAGTCCGACCAGAAGATTGTGTAGTTATCGAAGATAGCCCGAGTGGATTTGAAGCGGCCGCAAAGGCATCGATGAATTGCTTCGCATATGTCCCCACGGGAGGTAAGCAACCTAAAGAACTGCATGGGGCTAACACTTTCTCGGACATGGCGGTGCTTCCAGCCATATTGGGTATCTGATTGGAATAGATATTTTTGTGCGGTTGAGCAAACGGCGGCTTTGTCCGCTCAGCTGCCATTGATCCAACAACTCATCTTTGGCGCCTCATCGTTAGGATGGATTCGCATAACGTATGATATGGAATTTGGAGCGGCTTCAGTTCCCACCTTGCCTTAGCCTTAGCCTTAGCCTTGGCCTTGGCATAAAGATCGTTTCAGTATCAGGCGGATAGTCGCCGTTTCTCGCCAGGAGCGAACTCTCAGCGTAATCTTTTAATTGGTTCCCACCTCGAAATAGCGCGGCGGTCATTTTCATTAGGTAATTTCAACTGGCGCAGATCGTGCAAAGCGTTGGTCGGTGATCTCTTGCCAATTGAAGTTGCGTGACTGTTTTCAGAAGACTTCCTCACAAATCTTAGAAAACCGTCAAAAATCGTACAATCCCACTTAGTCCCGGATATGCCCTTAGTGCCAAATGCTATGACGTGCTAAAGCTGTTCTCTCTGAATTAAGCAACACCACCACCACAAGATCTTGTGCAATGTCCTCGTATGGCAAGGTGCTGCACGGGAGGCCGTGGTGCGGCTGAGACTGGCTTCCCTTGAAATTGGCCGAAGCCCGAAGCCAGTCCCGCTGTTTTGGAGGTCTAGGTCAGAATCGGCTTCTTGCTTAAAGCTCGGGCGGGGTGAAGAAAGAGGCCGGCGTCAGGATCGTGTTCACCTGACTGACGAGATTACCCGCCTCGGCGCTCAGCTTCAAAAATGTTTGCCACTCAGGATCCGCGGCCAGTTTGGCGCGTTTGGCAGCCCTATCCGCAGCGTCTTCATAGACCCAAACATGGACGTAGCTGTTCACGTCGCCCGTCTCGACCGCGCCGTAGAGAATTGGCTTGCCCAGGTGCCTCGATTGAGCCGCCCAGCCGTGCTCTTCATACAGTTTCATATGCTTTTTGATGGTGCCTGGTCGGCAGGTGTAGGTTCGGTGATCAAAGATCATCAGTTAATCTCCTTGGAGTGAAGGGGGTGGCGTACGAGCCTTATGAGATCGGCTAGTGAATAGATCAGCATTGTCGCGCCTGACAGGGGTATGGCGGCGTAGAAGAGGCCGGTGGGCAGATCGAGTATTGGGGTCAACGCCTTTGCCTTTTGGGTCAGGTCAGCTCCGTATTTGGTCATCACGATCAGGAAGGTGACACCTAGGACACAGGTCATGATGCGAACGATCCTGGCCGATGCAACAGGTAGGGACCGGGGAAGCCAGTCGACCTGAAAATGATCTTTCTCCCGCCATAGCGCAGCAGCTCCAATGAACACCATCCAGGCAAAAAGACCCTGGACGACTTCATCGAACCAAGAAAACCCGGCGAGTTGGAATGTGCGGGCGATGACGTTGATCAGTAGCAGCAGGAAAAGTGCCGCGAAACAGAAAGTCGGGATGGCGCGCAGGATCACCCCGACGAAGCGGTCTATTTTTGACAGCATGCTCACTTTCCCAGGATGAGGTTTGGAAGCCAGGTCGAAACAGCTGGCACGGTAACAACTGCCAACAAGACTGCGCAAAGCCCGATGAGATAGGGTGTGAGGGCACGGGACAGTCGACCGACGCTGATTTTGGCGATGGATGAAACTGCAAAAAGCACCATTCCGACCGGAGGCGTGAGCAGACCGACCATGGAACACATGATCATGATCACGCCGAACTGAACGGGATCGACGCCAATTTCGTTCATGACCGGAGCGAACAGCGGAACGGTCAGGATGATGACGGCGATGCCTTCCAGGAACATGCCAAGGATCAGCAAAATTGTAACGATCATCGCCATGATGATCACCGGATTATCTGAAAACCCGATGAGGCCGCTCACGAGCTGATTTGGGATCCGTTGGTGAACCAGAAGCCAGCCAAAAAAACCTGCGGCGGCGATGACGAAAAGAACTCGAACCGTATGCTGAAGCGTTTCCCAGAAAATACGTGGCAGATCCCGAAAGGAAATCTCGCGGTATACGACCATGGACAGGATCATCGCGTAGGCACTGGCGGCGACGCCAGCTTCTGTGGGCGTAAATAACCCGCCAAATATACCGGCGATAATGATGATTGGTGTCAAGAGGGACAGGCCGGCGTCCAGAAAGCTCCGAGCAATTTCCAGCCAGTCTATCCGGTGCCGTTTCGGCATCTTACTGCGATGGGCAACGATCCAGACTGCCCCCATCAACGCAAGCGCCATCAGCACACCGGGAACAACCCCGGCGAGGAACAGCTTCGCGACGGAGACGCCCGTTATCGAAGAATAGAGCACGAAAGGAATGGACGGCGGAAATACAGGGCCGATTGTCGAGGACGCAGCAGTGATCGCGGCTGAGAAGTCAGGGTCATACCCTTTGTCTTCCATCGCTTTCAGCTCGATTTGTCCAAGACCGGCAGCATCGGCGACCGCCGCACCGGACATGCCGGAAAAGAAAAGCGAGGCAAGCACATTCACCTGTCCCAGGCCACCGCGCACATGGCCGACGCAGGCATCGGCAAACCGGAAAATCCGTTCCGTAATACCTCCAGTGTTCATCAAGTTGCCAGCCAATATGAAAAAGGGGATGGCGAGGAGCGTGAAACCCGTCGTCGCTGAGAACATGCGCTGCGGCAACATAGCGAGGATGCGAAAGTCGCCCTGAAGGACATAGAAGCCGATAGCTGTCAAACCCAATGATACCGCAACCGGCAGCCCAAATGCGATCAACAGAACCAGGACGGCCAGAATTAGAAGTGTAATCATGGAATGCTCCGAGGTTCGCCGCCGCAATGAAGGGCGGCGAACCGGATAGGATTAGTCGAGGAAGCTGAGGAACATTTTCATGTTGTCGGCGCCGCTGTAGTCCGCGACGCGCTCGCGGGCGGGTCCCATTTTCGCTGCGAAGCTTGACAGATCAGGGCGTGTTATCTTCATGCCCTTGGCCGCCAGTTCTTCCAGTTCCTTCTCTTCCTGGGCGATGACAGCTGCGCGCATCATATCACCCGCTGCCTTGCTTTCTTCGCGTAGAATTGTCTGCTGTTCAGGTGTCAGGCCGTCGAACACCTCTTTGTTGATGACGTGAACCATCGAATTGTAGACGTGGCGCGTCAGTGCAAGGTGTTCTTGAAAGTCATTCAACTTATAGTGGTATATTACCCCGATCGGATTCTCCTGCCCGTCGACAACGCCCTGATTGAGGGCATTGGGCAACTCCGGAAACGCGATCTGTGTTGTGGCTGCGCCGAGACCCTCAAGGGCAGCAACAATCTGCAACTCTGGCGGGGTACGCAGCTTCAAGCCAGTCACATCGTCCGGCGTTTCGATCGGGCGAACAGAATTGGTAATGTTTCGGAAGCCGTACTCCCAGTTGGACAGCATGACCAGCCCCTGGTCCTCCAGCTTGGGGCCTGCCCAAGCCATGAATGGACCATCCAGAATCTCATGAGCGTTCTCGTATGAAGAAAACGCGAAAGGTGTCATCACCGTTCCGAAGGCTTTTTCGTATTTATCAAGCCCGCCCTGCGTTGGCAGGTTCATTTCAATCGAACCGAGGATCGTCTGTTCAAGCTGTTCGGGCGGAGACCCAAGTGCATTGGCTGGATATAGTTCGACGGCAATTGTGCCGTTGGTCCGTTCACTGACATTCTCAGCAAATTGGACGGCAGCCAGATGACCCGGATGCGTTTCGGCGGCAAAATGGGCCAGCCGCAGCGTGACATCCTGTGCGAATGCCGACGTTGCAAAGGCAACGCAGGCAGCAGTAGCAAGCAGTGTGGTTCTTAGCATCGTTGGTTCCTCCCTGATGATGCAATTTACCGCCCGCTGATGGCATCTCCCGGTGCCGGTTCAGCAGACGTCAGCTCTCGTTTTTGGGCGGAAGCTTTGCTTCGACCCCCGAGAATTCTTCGTATGGCTTGATCACGGCGGTGCAGCCCTCATCTGCGTGTCCCATGATTGAAGCTAGGGCATAGGTTTGGTTGACGGACTGCGCCATGAAACCAGGCATACCCGCGGATTCGAGCCATTCGGCGTAGTAGCGAACATCTTTTTGAGCGTTGGCCAGAGACATGTGCGGGGTAAAATCCCGGCGCAATGTCATTTCGCCGTAGAGATCCATCATGCCGGACTTTCCGCCAGCGGCCGAGATGATGCCGATGACCTTGGTCATATCCAACCCTTCCTTGGCGGCGAGCGCGAAGCCCTCGCAGAAGGTGGCGACATTGGCGAAGGCAATGTAGTTGTGAATCAGTTTCAAACGGATCGCGTGACCCGCCGGTCCAACGTGAAAGATATTCTCAGCATAGGTATCGAATATCGGGCGTAGGCGCTCGAGGAGTTCATCACTGCCGCCAAAGAGAATGTTGACCTCTCCACGGTCTGCATGGATCGGTGTGCGGGTCATCGGGGCTTCCGCGTAAAGAATGCCCTTCTCCTCGCAAGCTTTGCGCATGATATCCACATGCTCGACCGACACCGTCGTGTGGTCCAGAAAGATGTCGCCCGGCTTCATGGCAGCCAGAGCTCCGTCAGGTCCCAGCGCAAGGGCGCGTACAGCTTCGGCTGTGGTGATGCAGACCGCAAAAACATCAGCTTCTTTCGCCATTTGAACTGGTGTCCCACCGACTTTCGCGCCTTGCTGTTTTGCGAGGGAAACCGCGGAATCGTCTAGATCAGAGACGGTTAGGTCGAGGTGATTCAAAAGCATGTTCTTGGCAAGGCCGCGGCCCATTCCGCCCAGGCCGATCAGTGCAATACGTTCTGCAGTCATAGTTTCTTCCCCGTGTTTGGTGTACGAAAACATATTATCAGTTGTCTGACAACCTGTTTTCTGTTTAGATATTGGAATTGGCCTTTGCGCCAAACTGCAATAAGAAAAGCGGAGAACAGCTGGAGCAAAATGATGAACGAACGAGCATCTTTGTTTGACCGGATAGACCGCCCACGTCGTTTGCCCGACGAGGTGGCTGTGTCGATCAGCGATGCTATTGAGACCGGGCAATTGCGTCCTGGCGATCGCTTGCCGACCGAGGCAGAGTTGTCGCAACGCTTTGGGGTTGCTCGGACGGTGGTTCGCGAAGCAATTTCGCTTTTGAGATACAATGGTGTGGTCGACTCCCGACGTGGAGTTGGTGCCTTTGTCGCTGATCCTAGCCAGCGCTCCGCTTTTAGAATCAGCCCTGCCTGCTTCGAAAAGCGCAAACAGATCGTGCAGCTTCTGCAGCTGCGAACGGGGGTGCAGGCTGGAGCTTCTGCGATCGCGGCTTTGACACGCAGCGAAGAGCAGATGGCCGAGATTGAAAGCATCTATTCCCGTATGGTCGAGACCGACGCATTAGGTCCCGATGCTGCGCTTGAAGCGCGGGTCGATCTCGAACTTGTTCTCTATCGCACAATTGCGCAAGCATCTGGCAATCCGTACTACGTCGATGTTGTGACGATGATTGAAGCGAATATTCAAAACAATCTCAGGTCTGCGTTTCTCAAGAATGCCGCGGCGACCGAGTTTGGCCCGGCGATCTTGAGCGAGCATCGGGCCGTGCTGGACGCGCTCAGCGCAAAAGATGCTGAGGCAGCACGCCTTGCTACTCGCACGCGCTTTGAACGTGCGGCCGAGAGGTTGGTTGCGCGTGAAGACTTTGCCTGATTGGTGCGTCTCAGGCCGATCGACTTAGCCGATGACAGTAAACCGCCGCGGGTGAGTATTGATTTCGATCCCTTCCTCCAAAGGCTTGTGTGCCTTGAATTGGGCCTTAAGAAAGTCGACAAATGCACGCATGCTCGGCGCCATCCCGCGATGTGGGTGAAAGACAGCGTTAAAGTCGACTGATGGACCATGCCAGTTTGGCAAAACTGGTGCCAGGCGACCTGAAGCGACATGCTCGCGAGCAAGCCAGGCGGGCAGAAGGGAAACTCCCATGCCTGCGAGCGTAAGGCTTAGCACGGCTTCATGATCCTTCACGCCAACGCGCGGGAGCAGGGTAACCACAGAGACTTCATTTTTTTCCCTCAGGTCGATCTGCAGCGGGCCGAAGCCAGTCCGGCTGGCAATAAAGGCGTGGCGTTCCAGCTCGGAAGGTTGCTCAATGGCACCGTTGGTGCCGAGGAACTCCGGCGAGGCAAACAGAAATTGACGGGACTGACCCAAAGGAACAGCGCACAGCGTGTCATCCTCAATTGCGCCCTTGCGAACGGCCACATCGCAGCGTTCTTCGATCAAGTCGACTTTCCGGTTACAAAAGGTCACGTTGAGACGAATGTTTGGATAGCTCTCAAGGAACTTCGGGAGTAACGGCAAGGCAAACGATCTGCCAAGGGTTTCCGGCAAGCTGATGTTTAGCAAGCCGCTTGGGGACGATGTCATGGCCATCATGGCGGCGTCGGCTGCTCGGCCTTCGGCAATCAAACGGGCGCAGTATTCATAGTAGACGCGTCCGCTTTCGGTGACACCGATCTTTCGTGTGGTGCGGTGGATTAGTTTCAGGCTGAGCCGCTCTTCGAGTGCCGAGATCCTCCGGCTCACATTTGACTTAGACATTTTTAGCGCGTCAGCAGCAGTTGTGAAGCCGTTTTGCTCCACCACTGCGGCAAAAACCACCATGTCAGTGAGTAGCTCTGGATCCATATTGTTTCACCCGTGCAACAAAATGTTCTCTGTCTCTATATTGTTTATCCCGTGCGCACAAATAAACTCTCATGGATCGGTCAGCCGACATAAAGTCTATAATATTGCATAATGCAGAAAATATCGATTTCTGCCCTGTGTGCGTTGGCCGGCGACTATGGGAGGACGTCAATGAATAGGAAGTTCGTTCGTACACTCTTGGGTGGCGCTGCAATGGTCGCAGCTGTCGTCTTGGGTTCAGCCGGAAATGCAAGCGCTGTTGAATTGCCTTGCTCAACGGCCAAGTTGGTCGTGCCTTGGGGAGCAGGCGGGGGCACCGGTGTGATCTTCGGCATTTTCGAAAAGGCGATTGACGCGTCCGATGCACCGGTCAAGGTCAAGGTCGTTACCGTTCCAGGTCAGGGTGGTGCCAAGGGAGCAAAGGAAGCCCACGCAGCAAAGCCAGACGGATGTACGCTGTTTGCGATCCATCAGCATCTGGTCGTGAACTATATCAACGGTGTGACTGATTTCAGCTGGGAGGGGTTTGAACCGGTCGCAATGTTGACTGACACGCCGGAAATCATTGGCGCTGGTGGTCATGTTGAGTTTGATGATCTGGAAGGAATGCTGGCGGCTGCGAAGGCAAAGCCGGGTGAAATCCCGACAGGTGTTTCCATGGGGGCGACCAGCCACTTCCTTTGGATCATGCTTGGCGCAAAAACCGGAACGGACTACCAATATGTCCCGTTTCAGGGTGGCACAGCCGGTCGCATCACAGGGCTACTCAACGGATCCATCGATCTCGGCGGCATTAATATGG contains:
- a CDS encoding FadR/GntR family transcriptional regulator — protein: MNERASLFDRIDRPRRLPDEVAVSISDAIETGQLRPGDRLPTEAELSQRFGVARTVVREAISLLRYNGVVDSRRGVGAFVADPSQRSAFRISPACFEKRKQIVQLLQLRTGVQAGASAIAALTRSEEQMAEIESIYSRMVETDALGPDAALEARVDLELVLYRTIAQASGNPYYVDVVTMIEANIQNNLRSAFLKNAAATEFGPAILSEHRAVLDALSAKDAEAARLATRTRFERAAERLVAREDFA
- a CDS encoding LysR family transcriptional regulator; the protein is MDPELLTDMVVFAAVVEQNGFTTAADALKMSKSNVSRRISALEERLSLKLIHRTTRKIGVTESGRVYYEYCARLIAEGRAADAAMMAMTSSPSGLLNISLPETLGRSFALPLLPKFLESYPNIRLNVTFCNRKVDLIEERCDVAVRKGAIEDDTLCAVPLGQSRQFLFASPEFLGTNGAIEQPSELERHAFIASRTGFGPLQIDLREKNEVSVVTLLPRVGVKDHEAVLSLTLAGMGVSLLPAWLAREHVASGRLAPVLPNWHGPSVDFNAVFHPHRGMAPSMRAFVDFLKAQFKAHKPLEEGIEINTHPRRFTVIG
- a CDS encoding tripartite tricarboxylate transporter substrate binding protein, producing MNRKFVRTLLGGAAMVAAVVLGSAGNASAVELPCSTAKLVVPWGAGGGTGVIFGIFEKAIDASDAPVKVKVVTVPGQGGAKGAKEAHAAKPDGCTLFAIHQHLVVNYINGVTDFSWEGFEPVAMLTDTPEIIGAGGHVEFDDLEGMLAAAKAKPGEIPTGVSMGATSHFLWIMLGAKTGTDYQYVPFQGGTAGRITGLLNGSIDLGGINMAAARTQRDDGNLKAFAIAAEERNPLIPDVPTLKELGVDMTYSLTRGVMLPKGTPPEIVEYWADVFKGPTEDKEFVDAQAAKGTSVVYLGPEDYENWWKSTEQEFLDAAKSLKVGRFQ